In Gadus macrocephalus chromosome 11, ASM3116895v1, a single genomic region encodes these proteins:
- the ercc6l gene encoding DNA excision repair protein ERCC-6-like encodes MSDEEIMNVSRSDQNIACISDKLEKLMSTETNDKMDIYHSYIKDGKNAARQGDMSKALDFFKRAHKIHPSEKLKSRIQKIEELIAEQASESEDEEFVNIDNSGLMLFRELHDKLYEHQIKGVSFMYSLHRDGLKGGILADDMGLGKTIQVIAFLSGMYDAELVKHTLLVLPTSLITNWTKEFAKWTPGMRVKEFHGTSKVERTRNLEKVQRRGGVVITTYQMLILNCQQIASYNGQEFKWDYMILDEAHKIKTSSTKTAKSAHAIPARNRVLLTGTPVQNNLREMWALFDFACQGALLGTSKTFKTEYENPITRAREKDATPGEKTLGLKMSQNLIAIIQPYFLRRTKADVQKKNSEMEKEQRSKTENGDIEVSETEKYNGTIMPELRRKNDLIIWTYLSDVQEDIYRQFLSLDHIKELLTTTRSPLAELNVIKKLCDHPRLLSAAAMAQLGLQDSTPENLQAKEEKGTSHSLDGIPDDILIAESGKMVFLMELLERLKMEGHRTLVFAHFRKVLDILERLLGNRGFKTIRLDGTITKLDERERLISLFQNDKRYSVFLLTTQVGGVGITLTAANRVVIYDPSWNPATDAQAVDRAYRIGQTENVVIYRLITCGTVEEKIYRRQVFKDSIIRQTTGDKRNPFRYFSKQELKELFTLQETRSSSTQMQLQSLHSRHRRTDPVLDEHIAYLHSMEMFGISDHDLLFSLDSNQNDEEDPEDQEAQQYIEGRVRKAEVLMKAESELHMQLAENMESSTEPAWHRQPTQPDKEMSNGRRVPNRKPRSPIVYIEDDSDGSPVVVELDQSGSTKEESEQKNTNGFIDLTIDDGMEGKQPDLSSDTTEPNASPRQHSFTVEQSEVKAEDNSVHNVSSDMKSDDATSEYNASLDGSVSGDIHDRKQLDQESFYELDNYKNQATAMDEEPPLDEPLPGQRPSILKISNVSLNDEEASMSASEVKTFEENFHLLLDDSENAISTVHYLLEEPDVEAQEMKLLSELQMQGSFNIDKSLAEFKQEHRMSLNHSYVSESDHSGNESIIKTKKKRVAVFSDSEEEGENDEELRRMSRNLTDSFQALEASTPKTLPSGRTPLQARRSFGGNISVASRRSMIESIVEDVENDLDFEEEQFSENISGVVGGDSEETSVHSVDKLEIDETKGEIILTESEEDENDQESDVSASLGVSQSGGDAKSNLEESTTDPQSASVHSESNGSDQMASGYDQSFDSEGKSYEELVCRGKQYYGEGKLQDALDLFLKAIDISSGDNEVQLLVIQLYRQMSDQRRSSLPRKFPR; translated from the exons ATGTCGGACGAAGAAATAATGAACGTCTCACGTTCCGACCAGAACATAGCATGTATATCCGACAAACTGGAGAA GTTGATGTCCACGGAGACCAATGACAAGATGGACATCTACCACAG ctACATAAAGGATGGAAAAAATGCAGCCAGACAGGGGGATATGTCTAAAGCACTGGACTTCTTTAAGCGGGCTCACAAAATTCACCCAAGTGAAAAACTTAAAAGCAGAATCCAAAAAATCGAAGAGCTCATCGCAGAACAGGCCTCGGAGAGTGAGGACGAAGAGTTTGTCAATATCGACAACAGCGGTCTTATGCTTTTCAGAGAGCTCCACGACAAGCTGTACGAGCACCAGATAAAGGGTGTGTCCTTCATGTACAGCCTACACAGGGATGGTCTCAAAGGCGGGATCCTCGCAGACGACATGGGCCTGGGAAAGACCATCCAAGTCATCGCTTTCCTCTCAGGCATGTATGACGCTGAGCTGGTCAAACACACGCTACTTGTCTTGCCCACTTCGCTCATTACAAACTGGACCAAAGAGTTTGCCAAGTGGACTCCTGGGATGAGGGTCAAAGAGTTTCATGGTACAAGCAAAGTGGAACGGACCAGGAACCTTGAGAAGGTTCAGAGGAGAGGTGGTGTGGTTATCACAACCTACCAAATGCTGATTCTAAACTGCCAGCAGATTGCCTCTTACAATGGCCAGGAGTTTAAATGGGATTACATGATCCTGGACGAGGCACACAAAATTAAGACCTCATCAACCAAAACAGCTAAAAGTGCCCATGCCATACCTGCCCGAAACCGTGTGCTTCTCACAGGAACCCCTGTGCAGAACAACTTGAGGGAGATGTGGGCTCTGTTTGACTTTGCTTGTCAAGGTGCCTTGCTGGGCACATCGAAAACATTCAAAACGGAGTACGAGAACCCAATAACACGCGCCAGGGAGAAGGATGCCACACCGGGAGAAAAGACTCTGGGATTAAAAATGTCGCAAAACCTAATTGCTATCATTCAACCATACTTTCTTCGCAGGACAAAAGCTGATGTGCAGAAAAAGAATTCCGAAATGGAAAAGGAGCAACGTTCCAAGACAGAAAATGGCGATATTGAAGTCTCAGAAACGGAAAAGTACAATGGCACGATCATGCCTGAACTGAGGAGGAAGAATGACCTGATCATTTGGACATACTTGAGTGATGTCCAGGAGGACATTTACAGGCAATTCCTTTCTCTAGACCACATCAAGGAGCTGctaaccaccaccaggtcaCCTCTGGCTGAGCTCAATGTTATAAAAAAACTCTGTGACCACCCTCGGCTCCTGTCTGCCGCAGCCATGGCCCAGTTGGGACTGCAGGACTCTACACCCGAGAACCTACAGGCTAAAGAAGAAAAGGGGACATCCCACAGCCTCGACGGCATCCCTGACGACATATTAATAGCAGAGTCTGGGAAAATGGTGTTTctgatggagctgctggagaggCTCAAAATGGAAGGGCACCGGACACTTGTCTTCGCCCACTTCCGAAAGGTTCTTGATATCCTTGAAAGACTCTTGGGAAACAGAGGCTTCAAAACGATTAGGCTTGATGGAACGATAACCAAGctggatgagagagagcgaCTGATCTCCCTTTTCCAAAACGACAAGCGATACTCTGTCTTTCTTCTGACCACACAGGTGGGGGGAGTCGGCATCACCTTGACGGCAGCAAACCGGGTGGTAATCTATGACCCCAGCTGGAACCCAGCCACAGACGCCCAGGCCGTGGACCGGGCATACCGCATCGGACAGACAGAGAACGTGGTCATCTATCGACTGATCACCTGCGGCACTGTAGAGGAGAAGATTTACAGACGTCAGGTGTTCAAAGACTCCATCATCAGACAGACAACCGGAGACAAGAGGAATCCCTTCCGCTACTTTAGCAAGCAGGAACTGAAGGAGCTGTTTACCCTGCAAGAGACGcggtcctcctccacccagatgCAGCTGCAGTCTCTGCATTCACGTCACAGACGGACCGACCCCGTGCTGGATGAGCACATCGCTTACCTTCACTCTATGGAAATGTTTGGGATTTCCGATCACGACCTCCTGTTCTCCCTGGATTCCAACcagaatgatgaagaagatccTGAAGACCAGGAGGCCCAGCAGTACATTGAGGGGCGGGTTCGGAAGGCTGAGGTGCTAATGAAGGCAGAGTCTGAGCTGCACATGCAGCTGGCAGAGAATATGGAGTCAAGCACGGAACCTGCGTGGCACCGTCAGCCAACGCAACCAGACAAGGAGATGTCCAATGGAAGACGAGTTCCAAACCGTAAACCCAGATCCCCCATAGTGTACATTGAAGATGACTCGGATGGgtcaccagttgttgttgaacTGGACCAATCTGGATCCACCAAGGAGGAAAGTGAACAGAAAAATACAAATGGGTTCATTGATCTAACAATTGATGACGGTATGGAAGGAAAACAACCAGATCTCTCTTCAGATACTACTGAACCAAATGCCTCTCCCAGACAACATTCCTTCACAGTTGAACAGAGTGAGGTTAAGGCAGAGGACAACTCTGTACACAATGTGTCATCAGATATGAAGTCTGATGATGCTACTTCCGAATATAACGCAAGCCTGGATGGTTCTGTCTCAGGTGATATCCATGACCGTAAACAGCTCGATCAAGAGTCCTTCTATGAACTGGACAACTATAAGAACCAAGCAACTGCTATGGATGAAGAGCCCCCACTCGATGAACCCCTGCCTGGTCAAAGACCCTCTATCCTAAAAATCTCCAATGTGAGCTTAAACGACGAGGAAGCTTCCATGAGCGCTTCAGAGGTCAAGACTTTTGAAGAAAATTTTCATCTACTGCTAGATGACAGTGAAAATGCCATATCCACTGTTCACTACCTTCTGGAGGAACCAGATGTTGAAGCTCAAGAGATGAAGTTGCTCTCGGAGCTTCAGATGCAGGGGAGTTTCAATATAGACAAGTCCTTGGCAGAATTTAAACAGGAGCACAGGATGAGCCTCAACCACTCCTATGTCTCTGAATCTGACCATTCAGGCAATGAATCAATTATCAAGACCAAGAAGAAACGGGTAGCAGTGTTCTCCGATAGTGAAGAAGAGGGGGAAAATGATGAGGAGCTACGACGGATGTCCCGCAACTTAACTGACTCTTTCCAAGCATTGGAAGCATCCACCCCAAAAACATTGCCCTCAGGACGCACTCCTCTCCAGGCCAGGAGAAGCTTTGGAGGAAACATCTCTGTTGCTTCCAGACGATCTATGATTGAATCCATAGTGGAGGATGTGGAGAACGATTTGGATTTTGAGGAGGAGCAATTTTCAGAAAATATATCGGGCGTTGTAGGTGGAGATTCAGAAGAAACAAGTGTGCATTCTGTGGACAAACTTGAGATAGATGAGACCAAAGGAGAGATTATTCTGACGGAGAGTGAGGAAGATGAAAATGACCAAGAGAGCGACGTCAGTGCATCATTGGGCGTGTCGCAGTCTGGGGGAGATGCAAAATCGAATTTGGAGGAATCAACCACGGATCCACAATCTGCCTCTGTTCATAGTGAAAGCAATGGTTCTGACCAAATGGCCAGCGGCTACGACCAGTCATTTGATTCTGAGGGAAAGAGTTATGAGGAACTGGTCTGCAGAGGGAAGCAGTACTACGGTGAAGGGAAGTTACAAGATGCTCTGGACTTATTCTTGAAGGCTATCGACATCTCCAGTGGTGATAATGAAGTTCAGCTATTGGTTATCCAGTTGTACCGACAGATGAGCGATCAAAGAAGATCAAGTCTGCCAAGAAAATTCCCCCGATAA